The Polyangiaceae bacterium genome includes a region encoding these proteins:
- the psd gene encoding phosphatidylserine decarboxylase (Phosphatidylserine decarboxylase is synthesized as a single chain precursor. Generation of the pyruvoyl active site from a Ser is coupled to cleavage of a Gly-Ser bond between the larger (beta) and smaller (alpha chains). It is an integral membrane protein.) — protein sequence MSVATYAAAQLLRAIPRVRLSRAVGRLCEAPLPATVSRAVTGIYSRVYDVDLGEVAPRTLPYDSFDEFFTRPLKDGARDISEDAVVSPADGLLASTGGVDASGRIFVKGRPYDTSELVGDPRDAAGFAGGSYAVVYLSPRDYHRVHSPVSGKMDFVRGIPGDLYPVNAIGERHIPRLFVRNNRVAMFLQTPGLGRVAVVMVGAVIVGRISVRAIPEPAVPEGDHTIDPPLELQRGDEIGVFHLGSTAVLLVEPGIQLARSVGPVRYGESLLKAA from the coding sequence GTGAGTGTTGCCACCTACGCCGCGGCTCAGCTGCTTCGCGCGATCCCCCGGGTTCGCCTCAGTCGGGCTGTTGGTCGCCTGTGTGAGGCGCCGTTGCCTGCGACGGTGTCGCGTGCCGTGACGGGGATCTACTCCCGTGTGTACGACGTCGATCTCGGCGAGGTCGCACCACGAACGCTGCCCTACGACAGCTTCGACGAGTTCTTCACGCGACCGCTCAAGGACGGCGCGCGGGACATCAGCGAGGACGCGGTCGTGAGCCCCGCGGACGGGCTCTTGGCCTCCACCGGTGGCGTGGACGCGAGCGGGCGCATCTTCGTGAAGGGACGACCCTACGACACCAGCGAGCTCGTCGGGGATCCCCGCGACGCTGCAGGCTTCGCCGGCGGCAGCTACGCGGTCGTGTACCTGTCGCCGCGGGACTACCATCGGGTGCACTCACCAGTGAGTGGCAAAATGGATTTCGTTCGCGGTATTCCTGGGGACCTGTATCCGGTCAATGCCATCGGCGAACGTCACATCCCCAGGCTGTTCGTGCGCAACAACCGCGTGGCGATGTTCCTCCAAACGCCGGGCCTTGGCCGCGTGGCGGTGGTCATGGTCGGCGCCGTGATCGTCGGACGCATCAGCGTCCGCGCCATTCCCGAGCCGGCCGTGCCGGAAGGGGACCACACCATCGACCCGCCCCTCGAGCTCCAACGCGGTGACGAGATCGGCGTATTTCACCTTGGATCCACTGCCGTGCTCCTGGTCGAGCCCGGCATTCAGCTGGCCCGCAGCGTTGGCCCCGTGCGCTATGGCGAGTCGTTGTTGAAGGCGGCATGA
- a CDS encoding methyltransferase domain-containing protein, with protein MSDEQKLDDEAPPEIPDISSSPPPPPSEGVGDELEDDIEMDEHDDEDVAVEDEEVSVAGDDEEEIEPEPISSAPPPKRRRERAQTAPHTPVARASVQPPAGDDPMLGVPEPGSLKPPPPPKLTPPPANISVTTRDDDARPASVPPRPASGPPRPASVPPRPASTPPRPASGPPRPASVPPRPASTPPRPVSAPPRPASVPPPKPVSKPPKVAAADKEESPWPPMAEGEVPTPSPPSVRAIPAETDASAATSYPPPPVAPKSEPAPEPEPEPEIERAPESLRPARIISVGSSDEPVPEPEPKAASELAGAEELSDDDIAPDSVEEEEEELRDEDIAPSSEPPDALDIDVTVEPATDDDAKPAKPPPPPRRGAEAELKPEALPPREKTRRAWWEELFGEDFARAFSHESPKQITRDADFIEESLGVAKGGVVLDLACGAGHHAVELARRGYGVVGYDLSLYQLALAADVAQESSQKLNLLQGDMREMAFEEMFDGIFCWDTSFGYFEEEKNFAVAQRVFRALRPGGMFLLDVANRDFVVANQPAQTWFEGDACVCMDDMNVDFITSRLRVKRSLILDDGRSIECNYSIRLYGLHELGKLLHDVGFRVTEASGHPSTPGVFFGASSPRIIILAQRP; from the coding sequence ATGAGCGACGAGCAGAAACTCGACGACGAGGCGCCGCCGGAGATCCCCGACATCTCCTCGAGCCCTCCGCCCCCGCCCAGCGAAGGTGTGGGTGACGAGCTCGAGGACGACATCGAGATGGACGAGCACGACGACGAAGACGTCGCCGTGGAAGACGAAGAAGTATCCGTCGCCGGCGACGACGAAGAAGAGATAGAGCCGGAGCCGATCTCTTCCGCGCCGCCTCCGAAGCGACGTCGCGAGCGCGCTCAAACCGCGCCGCACACGCCCGTCGCCCGGGCCAGCGTGCAACCGCCGGCGGGCGATGATCCGATGCTCGGTGTGCCCGAGCCGGGCTCCCTGAAGCCGCCACCTCCGCCGAAGCTCACGCCGCCGCCGGCGAACATCTCCGTCACCACCCGCGACGACGACGCGCGCCCGGCGTCCGTACCGCCGCGCCCGGCGTCCGGTCCGCCGCGTCCCGCGTCGGTTCCTCCGCGTCCGGCGTCCACGCCGCCGCGCCCGGCGTCCGGTCCGCCGCGTCCCGCGTCGGTTCCTCCGCGTCCGGCGTCCACGCCGCCGCGTCCGGTCAGCGCGCCGCCGCGTCCTGCGTCCGTGCCGCCGCCGAAACCAGTGTCCAAGCCGCCCAAGGTCGCGGCGGCGGACAAAGAAGAGTCGCCCTGGCCGCCGATGGCGGAGGGTGAGGTCCCGACGCCGTCGCCCCCCAGTGTTCGCGCGATCCCGGCGGAAACCGACGCTTCTGCCGCCACCTCCTACCCGCCGCCCCCAGTGGCGCCCAAGTCGGAGCCCGCGCCCGAGCCGGAGCCCGAGCCCGAAATCGAGCGCGCCCCCGAGTCGCTGCGTCCGGCGCGCATCATCTCCGTGGGTTCGAGTGACGAGCCCGTTCCGGAGCCGGAGCCGAAGGCGGCCTCCGAGCTCGCCGGCGCGGAGGAGCTGTCCGACGACGACATCGCCCCCGACTCTGTCGAAGAAGAAGAAGAAGAGCTTCGCGATGAGGACATCGCTCCGAGCTCCGAGCCTCCCGATGCGCTCGACATCGACGTCACGGTGGAGCCCGCGACGGACGACGACGCCAAGCCCGCCAAACCCCCGCCGCCGCCACGCCGTGGGGCGGAGGCCGAGCTCAAGCCGGAAGCCCTACCGCCCCGGGAGAAGACCCGGCGCGCGTGGTGGGAAGAGCTCTTCGGCGAGGACTTCGCCCGTGCCTTCAGTCACGAGAGCCCAAAGCAGATCACTCGAGATGCAGACTTCATCGAGGAGTCCCTCGGCGTCGCCAAGGGCGGGGTGGTCTTGGATCTCGCGTGCGGCGCGGGGCACCACGCGGTCGAGCTCGCCCGTCGAGGCTACGGCGTCGTGGGCTACGATCTGTCGCTGTACCAGCTGGCCCTCGCCGCTGACGTCGCGCAGGAATCCAGTCAGAAGCTGAATCTGCTGCAGGGCGACATGCGGGAGATGGCCTTCGAGGAGATGTTCGACGGCATCTTCTGCTGGGACACGAGCTTCGGCTACTTCGAGGAAGAGAAGAATTTCGCGGTGGCCCAGCGGGTCTTCCGCGCCCTGCGTCCCGGAGGAATGTTCCTGTTGGACGTGGCGAATCGAGATTTCGTCGTGGCGAACCAGCCCGCGCAGACCTGGTTCGAGGGCGATGCGTGCGTGTGCATGGATGACATGAACGTCGACTTCATCACCAGCCGGCTGCGCGTGAAGCGCTCGCTGATTCTGGACGACGGTCGCTCCATCGAGTGCAACTACTCCATTCGGCTCTACGGGCTGCACGAGCTCGGCAAGCTCCTGCACGACGTGGGCTTCCGCGTGACGGAAGCCAGTGGGCATCCGTCCACGCCGGGGGTGTTCTTCGGCGCCAGCTCGCCGAGAATCATCATCCTCGCTCAGCGCCCGTGA